One window from the genome of Hyperolius riggenbachi isolate aHypRig1 chromosome 6, aHypRig1.pri, whole genome shotgun sequence encodes:
- the KIAA0040 gene encoding uncharacterized protein KIAA0040 homolog, which translates to MEQITAFFQSISDKLQNKHEQGLYNSICLGVLLALPLLVLIISSIICCHFCCCRTRKSNTLKPPPGKKKKKKNDEEDFWIPSPQAKPIMLVEKSPSFSV; encoded by the coding sequence ATGGAACAAATAACTGCTTTCTTCCAAAGCATCTCTGACAAGTTACAAAATAAACATGAACAGGGACTCTACAACAGCATCTGCCTGGGAGTACTGCTCGCGCTGCCACTGCTTGTCCTGATCATTTCCAGCATCATTTGCTGTCATTTCTGCTGTTGTCGGACCAGAAAAAGCAATACGCTTAAACCCCCACCGggcaagaagaaaaagaaaaagaatgatGAGGAGGACTTCTGGATTCCATCCCCTCAAGCCAAACCTATCATGTTGGTGGAGAAGAGCCCATCTTTTTCTGTATAG